The genomic segment CCGGCCCGGCAGATCAGTTCAAACTCTTCGGTCAGAAAATCCCGCATACGGTACTGCCCCAGCAGGACGGGTACGCCTGGCTGCCCCCAGAAATAGCTGACTATGATTGCCTTTTCCTGCGTTTCGTCAATATCGAGGAAGCTACAGGTAGCCAGGTTCATGTGCTGACCAATTTTGACCCCGACAACCTGCATGATCTCGTCGGCAGACGACAGACGCGCGAACTCGTCGGCAATTTCGACCAGGAACGCCAGATTCGCTTCCCGGCGTTTGCGGTCGGTAATGTCCTGAAAGATAACGGCAATGCGGCTGTCTGCTTCGCTGACCTTAAACACATAAAAGTCATACCACCTTTGATCCGGGTCGGCATATTGCTGTAGCCGCTCTGCCTGACCCGTTTCGGCAACCCGGCTGAAGATCTCGTACCAGTATGATTCATAATCGGGATTGATATCCTTCAGCCGCCGTCCGGTAAAATCCTGGCCCACCATCTGCGCCGCGGCTTCGTTTGCGTTTATGTACAGGACATCGGCCGGTGCACCAGCCTCGTTGTACAGCACCTCGCAAAGAAAATACCCTTCATCCATCGACTCGAAGAGCGACCGGTACTTTTTTTCAGACTCGCGCAGGCTCTCTTCGGCAAGGGCGCGATCCAGGCGTGGGAAGATGCGGTTGGCGAGTTCGCGGAAAAGCTCGATTTCATCATCGCGCCAATCGCGGGGTTGCGAATCGGTTACAGCCAGATATTTTGTCCATACGCCGTTGCGGTGAAACGGCACAACCAGGAACGCACCGATTCCGAGCGCGGTATAATCTTTACCTTCACCGCGCGGGTCGGCGTGTGTGTCGCGGACCACTACCGTTTCTCCTGCCCGAGCCGCGCGGGAGAATTCTTCATTTATAAAATCGGCGAGGCGTATCGTCTGATGACGCAGGCTCGGCACGTCTGAGGTGTTCCAGGCATCGAATACCGTCACTTCGCCGCGCGCATCGTCTACATCGACAAACAGACAGGATTTGACCCGGAGATACGCGCCGATTTTAGCGCCGACCGTTTCCATGATTTCATCGATGGTCGAAAGCCGCGACAAATCGCCGCTGATGTCGGCGAGAAACGCCGTGTTTGCTTCACGGCGCCTGCGTTTGGAGACGTCGCGGAAAACGGAGGCGACAAAACGGCTTTCGTTGCCGCCAACGCGCGAGGCGAAAATGTCGTACTTGCGGTTCAGCTCCACGACTTCCTGTTCAAACCGGACGCTTTCACCTGTCAGCGCGACTTTGCTGTAAACATCGTACCAGAATTGGTCGAGCGTTGGAATAACCTCGCGCACGCTTCTGCCGATGACATTTACCAGTCCGGATTGCGCCTCAAACACCGGATTCGTTTCGAGATAAACAAAGTCAACCGCGCGTTCGCTTTCGTCGAAAAATACTTCGACGA from the Abditibacteriaceae bacterium genome contains:
- a CDS encoding GAF domain-containing protein, translating into PHRPSDHELRLIDMLAWTAAEFLERHWATAALRESEEKFRQLFNSIDEGFCIVEVFFDESERAVDFVYLETNPVFEAQSGLVNVIGRSVREVIPTLDQFWYDVYSKVALTGESVRFEQEVVELNRKYDIFASRVGGNESRFVASVFRDVSKRRRREANTAFLADISGDLSRLSTIDEIMETVGAKIGAYLRVKSCLFVDVDDARGEVTVFDAWNTSDVPSLRHQTIRLADFINEEFSRAARAGETVVVRDTHADPRGEGKDYTALGIGAFLVVPFHRNGVWTKYLAVTDSQPRDWRDDEIELFRELANRIFPRLDRALAEESLRESEKKYRSLFESMDEGYFLCEVLYNEAGAPADVLYINANEAAAQMVGQDFTGRRLKDINPDYESYWYEIFSRVAETGQAERLQQYADPDQRWYDFYVFKVSEADSRIAVIFQDITDRKRREANLAFLVEIADEFARLSSADEIMQVVGVKIGQHMNLATCSFLDIDETQEKAIIVSYFWGQPGVPVLLGQYRMRDFLTEEFELICRAG